Proteins encoded together in one Papaver somniferum cultivar HN1 unplaced genomic scaffold, ASM357369v1 unplaced-scaffold_117, whole genome shotgun sequence window:
- the LOC113329833 gene encoding metalloendoproteinase 5-MMP-like, with translation MPNVEGCQKGETVKGLHEAKQYLKNFGYLNVESGNENHDEFDDILESAIKTYQLNYNLETSGILDTSTVKQMKMPRCSVPDIAKDGATSMKSANVDSATLQSASIRALSSWSAVSNFRFRVPTSFREINDIMMRFHRLVHGGGNPFDGPLGVLGHASGPDGEEAHLDADENWSSNPDQSMIDLESLCLHELGHVLGLGHSSDTNAVMFSGIGGGQQKRKPTTDDINAISALYS, from the exons ATGCCAAATGTGGAG GGGTGTCAGAAAGGAGAGACGGTAAAAGGCTTGCATGAAGCTAAACAGTATCTCAAAAACTTTGGATATCTGAACGTCGAGAGTGGGAATGAAAACCACGATGAGTTTGATGATATCTTAGAATCTGCAATCAAGACTTATCAACTCAATTATAATCTGGAGACTAGTGGAATTTTAGACACTTCGACAGTGAAACAAATGAAGATGCCCAGGTGTAGTGTGCCTGACATTGCAAAAGACGGCGCAACTTCCATGAAATCAG CAAATGTTGACTCGGCAACCCTTCAATCTGCCAGCATACGAGCTCTCTCTTCATGGTCAGCTGTGAGTAACTTCAGGTTTAGAGTACCAACATCGTTTAGAGAAATTAATGACATTATGATGCGATTCCACAGGCTCGTTCATGGTGGTGGTAATCCTTTTGATGGCCCTTTAGGAGTTCTCGGTCATGCTTCTGGACCAGATGGTGAAGAGGCTCATCTGGATGCAGACGAAAACTGGAGCTCTAATCCTGACCAAAGCATGATTGATTTAGAATCATTATGTCTTCATGAACTTGGGCATGTTTTAGGGCTTGGTCATAGCTCGGACACAAATGCAGTTATGTTTTCTGGCATTGGAGGTGGACAACAAAAGAGGAAACCAACTACAGACGATATTAATGCGATAAGTGCATTATATAGTTGA
- the LOC113329832 gene encoding uncharacterized protein LOC113329832, whose product MVNLQPRQMLANQSSSLLVCMVTLNMIRKKNNGISYKKLVLKNSSPWIVLGDLNLHILDSSNSTSSSMDGWVNNVVANSGLEDTGFVGNDYTWTNNNLGTGTRRSRIDMALGNGEWNVHSQILNCFTSLKKKLQYTRQDLSKWNREHFGDINTKVDNLQKELDVLQAQPQSIDYEYQIKAINLELSKSNKNKSELYHQKSRKHFIRDMDNNSKYFHTRTNRKRTRNNIDSIKDHNNVWLHSREKISSHLTSHFMEISTTTSPILEDSYYHVLPSIITSEDNLLLTRIPSQEEIFSTPKSMQNWSAPGPEGFQVGFYKSQWEIVGSDVSQMVSRFFETKHNLKQINNTYISLIPKKKKYTSAADYRPIGFAILPTILFQKK is encoded by the exons ATGGTGAATCTCCAACCAAG GCAGATGCTAGCAAACCAGAGTTCCTCCTTACTTGTATGTATGGTTACTCTCAATATGATAAGAAAAAAGAACAATGGAATTTCATACAAAAAATTAGTACTGAAAAATAGTAGTCCTTGGATTGTGTTAGGTGACCTCAACTTACACATTTTAGACAGCTCCAATAGTACTTCCTCTTCCATGGATGGCTGGGTTAACAATGTTGTAGCTAACAGTGGTTTAGAAGACACTGGTTTTGTTGGAAATGACTACACTTGGACTAATAATAATTTAGGCACTGGTACCAGAAGATCTAGGATTGACATGGCTTTAGGCAATGGGGAGTGGAATGTTCATTCCCAAATTCTCAACTGTTTCACCTCACTCAAGAAG AAACTTCAGTATACAAGGCAAGATTTATCTAAGTGGAACAGGGAACATTTTGGAGATATAAACACCAAAGTTGATAATCTCCAAAAAGAACTGGATGTACTTCAAGCTCAACCTCAAAGTATTGATTATGAATACCAAATCAAAGCAATAAATTTGGAGCTGAGCAAGTcgaataaaaataaaagtgaatTATATCATCAAAAATCTAGGAAACATTTCATAAGAGACATGGATAATAATAGCAAATACTTCCATACTAGAACCAATAGAAAGAGAACAAGGAATAACATTGATTCAATCAAGGATCATAATAATGTATGGTTACACTCAAGAGAAAAAATTTCAAGTCATCTTACTTCTCATTTCATGGAAATCAGTACTACTACTTCTCCAATTCTAGAGGACAGTTATTATCATGTTCTTCCTTCTATTATTACTTCTGAGGATAATCTGTTGCTTACCAGGATTCCATCTCAAGAAGAAATTTTTTCTACACCAAAATCCATGCAGAATTGGAGTGCTCCAGGTCCAGAAGGTTTTCAAGTAGGCTTCTACAAAAGTCAGTGGGAAATTGTTGGTTCAGATGTTTCCCAAATGGTTTCTAGATTTTTTGAAACCAAACACAATCTGAAGCAGATCAATAATACTTACATTTCACTCATTCCTAAGAAGAAGAAGTATACTTCAGCTGCTGATTATAGGCCAATCGGGTTTGCAATACTTCCTACAatattatttcaaaaaaaatag